From Candida dubliniensis CD36 chromosome 7, complete sequence, the proteins below share one genomic window:
- the CYR1; CDC35 gene encoding adenylate cyclase, putative, with protein MSFLRRDKSKANFRDGSTAGLEEPVSPTTHFSPNPPPPVEGNHGEHYHDPDSPRSSVVSLPQLIHNSATHHLKENYRGFHANKRPKGIANVPPLAQPIKPRFKKKSNSLLNKLIYSTKKEDDETAITGKESRASSIVSDEKRKSASSASSGSSRQKFRFSSFDSNLSSSSTSPPKDKKASISDTVSDSSTVTAPISNMPTISIDLNLDEMHDIVKSPETPTPIAGMPTQKVEKKASPTAIKNWQAPESWDVKAPTKKEEPHPPKIEEIAQDDEAIDNVLEKKRLPVLYGTHQVPHVTNSKDIKSSHIIRVFKEDNTFTTILCPLETTTSELLAIVQKKFFLESTTNFQLSVCIGNCVKVLEDFEKPLKIQMGLLLLSGYTEEDKLRMLGREDLSFVCKFVVENIFLRSLTHDEEVLLSRNYVDVNISSLNLKNIPIIFHQHTYEIEKLNVANNPSIYLPLDFIQGCTTLAYVDFSHNGCSKFPNNLLEATQLTHLNLEMNFLDEIPQRISCLSNLTNLKLSSNQLYSLPHSFGTLTNLKLLDLSSNYFDTYPETVNKLINLVELNFSYNDLSLIPESIANLINLQKLNLCTNKLSGTLPGYLSQLKSLKRLDIRYNNISNVDVLGIIPNLEVAYATKNAISTFSDQIKTLRLLHFDRNPITELKFNSQMQMLSVLDLSRAKITAFPGEFIEKIPNIEKLVLDKNHLVSLPNELCQLSKLVSLSVHANNLQSLPTNIGDLRFLKYLDLHSNNLKSLPDQIWDLCHLTSLNVASNNLTSFPKAPYSVVKRLSSSLVDVRLESSQTLSLADSLLILILSDNRLSDDCFDEISFLVALKSLNVSYNDLIEIPQGALSRLTRLNELYLSGNELTTLPADDLEVLKSLKLLYMNNNKLVSLPAELSRIANLQHLDVSSNQLKYNISNWPYDWSWHWNKNLKYLNFSGNKRFEIKQSHIKNPETGEDFDSLLVLKQLKVLGLIDVTLTTTNVPEQAVDLRLRTTASEFDNYGYGVSDSLGMRDHVSARDLFVQKFRGKENEMLLCAFDGKHGATNQGHRISLVAKNMFVRNLTKELHEIKSDDEIENALRKAFLNFNKEINGILTAKKNKSFTPMPNMSKEALELNLVDDGNAGCTVTVIYIKDKKLYSANIGDIEALLCRNNGDQFLLTEKHDPTNREEFERIRASGGYVSGGGELDGHLSVSRGVGFFNFLPHTHCGPTVRRFKITNDDDMIVLGSKQLWDFISYESAVDIIRKDKNDPMVAAQKLRDFAICYGATDKICVIVLTFGNRQKQAANMYSNYGVDRRRRDKQQVVGGDSNLRKLEQEIEPPIGPLALVFTDIKNSTLLWDSYPAPMRSAIKIHNTIMRRQLRITGGYEVKTEGDAFMVAFPSPTAALLWCFQVQQNLVTADWPSEILETDQCCVVSDSENNTIFRGLSVRMGIHWGSPVCEPDVITGRMDYFGPMVNRASRISAIADGGQIAVSSDFLDVLNSLTVKHNNIKNNVESLIDAYQGNENAGMTIERELNALEDLGCNYYKIGERKLKGLETPEPITLVFTNRLKLRYDIFQKRLDANHSTRVAGTLPVEIIYGLRTVSLRLENICSSINNGGNYCSEGFESSSGVISQKMNSSFKDSDLISLLNHVTTRIESCTSTLFLRQQLSQVKGDMGLIETTNSPSLDVIMDEIADIMKTVNELK; from the coding sequence ATGAGTTTTTTAAGGAGAGATAAATCTAAAGCCAACTTTAGAGATGGTTCTACTGCTGGATTAGAGGAACCAGTTTCCCCCACTACTCATTTTTCACCCAACCCTCCACCTCCAGTTGAAGGCAACCATGGAGAACATTATCATGATCCAGACTCCCCCAGATCCTCTGTTGTATCATTACCGCAACTCATCCATAACTCTGCTACTCACCATTTAAAAGAGAATTATCGCGGGTTCCATGCCAACAAACGACCAAAAGGTATTGCCAATGTCCCGCCGTTAGCCCAACCCATTAAACCACGatttaaaaagaagagCAATTCATTATTGAACAAACTAATATATTCtacaaagaaagaagacGATGAAACAGCCATAACCGGGAAAGAATCTCGAGCAAGCTCCATTGTATCGGACGAAAAACGGAAAAGTGCAAGCCTGGCATCGTCCGGTAGCTCAAGACAGAAATTTAgattttcttcatttgaTAGTAATTTGTCTTCATCGTCCACTTCTCCTCCTAAGGATAAAAAGGCACTGATTTCTGATACTGTGTCTGATTCATCAACCGTTACCGCACCCATATCAAATATGCCAACAATATCGATTGATCTTAATCTTGATGAGATGCACGACATTGTCAAGTCTCCAGAAACCCCTACCCCGATAGCTGGTATGCCAACTCAGAAAGTAGAGAAAAAGGCTTCACCTACAGCCATCAAAAATTGGCAAGCTCCTGAAAGTTGGGACGTAAAGGCCCCCACTAAAAAGGAAGAACCTCATCCACCCAAGATCGAAGAAATTGCCCAAGACGATGAAGCAATAGATAATGTGTTGGAAAAGAAACGATTACCAGTATTATATGGTACTCATCAAGTGCCGCATGTCACAAATTCGAAGGACATAAAGTCAAGTCACATTATTCGAGTATTCAAAGAAGATAACACATTCACGACAATCTTGTGTCCATtggaaacaacaaccagTGAGCTTTTGGCTATTGTGCAAAAGAAATTCTTTCTTGAGTCAACAACCAATTTCCAACTATCAGTGTGTATTGGGAACTGTGTTAAGGTATtagaagattttgaaaaacctCTCAAGATTCAAATGGGGTTACTCTTACTTAGTGGTTATACCGAGGAGGACAAGTTGAGAATGCTAGGGAGAGAAGACTTGTCATTTGTATgcaaatttgttgttgaaaacaTATTTTTGCGAAGTTTGACTCATGATGAAGAAGTGTTATTGTCTCGGAATTACGTTGATGTCAATATCTCGTCtctaaatttgaaaaatatccCTATTATATTCCACCAGCACACTTATGAAATTGAGAAATTAAATGTGGCCAACAACCCCTCTATATATTTGCCATTAGATTTTATTCAAGGGTGTACGACTTTGGCCTATGTGGACTTTTCCCACAATGGGTGCTCTAAATTTCCTAACAACTTATTAGAAGCAACCCAATTGACTCATTTGAACTTGGAAATGAACTTTTTGGATGAAATACCCCAAAGAATTAGCtgtttatcaaatttaacaaACTTGAAATTGAGTTCGAATCAGCTTTACTCACTTCCGCATTCCTTTGGTACATTAACTAATTTGAAACTACTTGATTTGTCGTCCAATTACTTTGATACCTACCCTGAAACAGtcaacaaattgatcaatttggtcgaattaaatttttcgTATAATGATTTGTCGTTAATTCCTGAATCTATTGCAAACTTGATTAACTtgcaaaaattgaatttatgtACCAATAAATTATCAGGAACATTACCTGGTTATTTATCCCAACTTAAATCTTTAAAGCGTTTGGATATCcgatataataatatttccAATGTCGACGTGTTGGGCATAATACCAAATTTGGAGGTTGCATATGCAACCAAAAATGCCATCTCGACATTTAGTGATCAAATAAAGACTTTGAGACTATTGCATTTTGATAGGAACCCAATAACAGAACTCAAGTTTAATAGTCAGATGCAAATGTTGTCGGTTTTGGATTTGTCCAGGGCCAAGATTACAGCATTCCCAGgagaatttattgaaaagatcccaaatattgaaaagtTGGTACTTGATAAAAATCATTTAGTGTCTCTTCCCAATGAACTTTGTCAATTGTCAAAATTAGTATCATTATCTGTCCATGCGAACAATTTGCAGTCTTTACCAACAAACATTGGAGATTTAAGGTTTTTGAAGTATTTAGATTTGCACAGtaacaatttgaaatcattaCCAGATCAAATTTGGGATCTTTGTCATTTGACACTGTTGAATGTTGCATCCAATAACTTGACTTCATTTCCCAAGGCACCTTATTCTGTGGTGAAAAGGTTGTCTTCGTCTCTTGTTGACGTACGTCTCGAGTCTTCGCAAACTTTATCTTTAGCTGATagtttgttgattttgatattatCTGATAATCGATTAAGTGACGATTGCTTTGATGAGATATCATTTTTGGTAGCCTTGAAGTCATTAAATGTATcatataatgatttaattgagaTCCCCCAGGGGGCATTGAGTCGTTTAACTAGACTCAATGAGTTGTATTTATCGGGTAATGAATTGACAACTTTACCAGCAGATGACTTGGAAGTGCTAAAGTCATTAAAATTGTTATATatgaataataacaaaCTTGTCTCACTCCCGGCAGAGTTGAGCCGAATTGCCAATTTGCAACATTTAGATGTGAGCTcgaatcaattgaaatacAATATTTCTAATTGGCCTTACGATTGGAGTTGGCACTGgaataaaaatttaaaatacTTGAATTTTTCTGGTAATAAACGGtttgaaataaaacaaagTCATATTAAAAACCCTGAAACAGGAGAAGATTTCGATAGTTTACTAGTgttgaaacaattgaaagtGTTGGGATTGATTGATGTTACATTAACGACAACAAATGTTCCGGAACAAGCTGTTGATTTGAGATTGAGAACCACTGCTTCTGAATTTGACAATTATGGGTATGGAGTAAGTGATTCATTAGGTATGAGGGACCATGTTTCCGCTCGTGATTTATTTGTTCAGAAATTTAGAGGCAAAGAAAACGAAATGTTGCTTTGTGCATTTGATGGTAAACATGGGGCAACCAACCAAGGTCACAGGATCTCCTTGGTTGCGAAAAACATGTTTGTGAGAAATTTAACAAAAGAATTGCATGAGATAAAGAGCGATGATGAAATAGAAAACGCTTTAAGAAAAGcttttttgaatttcaacaaagaaatcaatGGTATCTTGACTGCTAAAAAGAACAAGTCATTTACCCCCATGCCTAACATGTCAAAAGAAGCtcttgaattgaatttggtcGACGATGGTAACGCCGGTTGTACTGTAACTGTGATTTATATTAAAGATAAGAAACTTTATTCGGCAAACATTGGTGATATTGAGGCGTTACTTTGCAGGAACAATGGTGATCAGTTTTTACTTACCGAAAAACATGATCCTACCAATCGAGAAGAGtttgaaagaattagaGCCTCCGGTGGATACGTATCAGGTGGTGGGGAACTAGATGGTCATCTATCGGTGTCCAGAGGGGTAggatttttcaactttttacCACATACACATTGTGGACCTACTGTTCGTCGGTTTAAAATCactaatgatgatgatatgaTTGTTTTGGGAAGCAAACAGTTGTGGGATTTTATATCTTATGAATCGGCCGTTGACATAATTCGTaaagataaaaatgatCCTATGGTGGCGGCACAAAAGTTGCGAGATTTTGCTATATGTTATGGTGCAACCGATAAAATCTGCGTTATTGTTTTAACTTTTGGTAATAGGCAGAAACAAGCTGCCAACATGTATTCCAATTATGGTGTTGATAGAAGACGTCGAGATAAACAACAAGTTGTTGGAGGAGACTCTAATCTCCGTAAATTGGAACAAGAGATTGAGCCACCAATAGGACCATTGGCATTAGTTTTCACTGATATCAAAAATTCCACTTTATTATGGGATTCGTACCCGGCTCCCATGAGATCAGCAATCAAAATTCATAACACGATAATGCGTCGTCAGTTGCGGATTACTGGTGGGTACGAAGTGAAGACAGAAGGTGATGCATTTATGGTGGCATTCCCATCACCAACTGCGGCGTTGTTGTGGTGTTTCCAAGTACAACAGAATTTGGTGACAGCAGATTGGCCATCGGAAATACTTGAAACTGATCAGTGCTGTGTAGTATCGGATTCAGAAAATAATACCATTTTCAGAGGGTTATCGGTTCGTATGGGTATACATTGGGGCTCTCCTGTATGTGAACCAGATGTTATAACTGGTAGAATGGATTATTTTGGGCCAATGGTCAATCGAGCCTCACGTATCAGTGCTATTGCTGATGGGGGACAAATTGCTGTCAGTTCAGATTTCTTGGATGTGTTGAACAGTTTAACTGTGAaacataataatattaaaaataacGTTGAATCTTTGATTGATGCTTATCAGGGCAATGAAAATGCAGGAATGACAATTGAAAGAGAATTGAATGCATTGGAAGACCTTGGATGTAACTATTATAAAATCGGTGAGCGTAAATTGAAGGGGTTGGAAACGCCAGAACCGATTACTTTGGTGTTTACAAATAGATTGAAATTGAGATATGACATATTTCAAAAGAGACTTGATGCTAATCACAGTACCCGAGTGGCCGGGACTTTACCGGTTGAGATTATATACGGATTAAGAACAGTGTCGCTACGGTTGGAGAATATTTGTTCCTCGATCAATAATGGTGGTAATTATTGTAGTGAAGGATttgaatcatcatcaggGGTTATCTCACAAAAGATGAATTCATCGTTTAAAGATCTGGATTTGATCTCTTTGCTCAATCATGTTACAACTAGAATTGAAAGTTGTACCTCAACATTGTTTTTGCGTCAACAATTAAGTCAAGTCAAGGGAGATATGGGGTTGATAGAGACTACCAACTCTCCATCTTTGGATGTTATCATGGATGAAATAGCAGACATCATGAAAACAGTTAATGAACTTAAATAG